The sequence TATTGGTGAACTGGCAAAACAATTTGACATTACCACTCGTAGCATCCGCTTCTACGAGGACGAAGGCCTGCTTTCACCAAAGCGACAGGGCCAGCAGCGCATCTATACCAATAAAGACAGAGTCCGTTTAAAACTCATTTTACGGGGCAAACGCTTAGGCTTTTCGTTGGCTGAAACGCGTCGCCTGTTTGAGCTTTACGACGCAGATAACAGCAGCGCTGCACAACTTCAAAAGGTACTTGAGCTTATTAGTGAGAAGAAAGTCTCACTCAAACAACAAATGGAAGACATTAATGTATTGCTGACGGAACTCAGCGGTCTGGAACAACGTTGCCAGGACGAACTTGAAGTTATTCAGCAGTCAACATCCAAAGTTCACTCTCAGGAGTCGTTATGATTAGTCAATACACCACCTTTAATTTTGGCCTCGGCGAAACCGCTGACATGATCCGTGAGCAAGTTAATGCGTTTGCTCGTGATGAAATTGCGCCGCGCGCAGCTGACATTGACGAGAAAAATGAATTTCCAAGCGATTTATGGCGTAAGCTTGGCGACATGGGTCTGCTCGGCTTAACCGTTGCTGAAGAATACGGTGGTTCGGGTATGGGCTACCTGGAGCACGTTATTGCTATGGAAGAAATTAGCCGAGCTTCAGCCTCAGTCGGTCTGAGTTACGGTGCTCATTCAAACCTTTGCGTGAATCAAATTCACCGTAACGGTAATGAAGAGCAAAAGAAAAAGTACTTACCTAAGTTGTGTACTGGTGAACATGTTGGCGCC comes from Idiomarina sp. X4 and encodes:
- a CDS encoding MerR family transcriptional regulator, which codes for MNNKITYSIGELAKQFDITTRSIRFYEDEGLLSPKRQGQQRIYTNKDRVRLKLILRGKRLGFSLAETRRLFELYDADNSSAAQLQKVLELISEKKVSLKQQMEDINVLLTELSGLEQRCQDELEVIQQSTSKVHSQESL